TTGTAACAGAATTCTTTTAGAGACAGAGTACTAACAGCTCTTGTTAACTACCTAATTGTCCGTTAGCATCCAATGGCTGAGATCAAAACAAATGGATGGTGAAGATTCTTTCAGCTGAAGATTCTAGCTTGTCAGTTAGATCAGTCAGTTCTTACTTCTCTGTATATAAGTAGCTCTTGTACTCAAAATCattgattcattcattcaataGTACTAATACAATTCTGAGTTTTCTTCAAGTTCTCTGcttctttctgttttttaaatttctccACAGATTTTGGAAATTTCCAATATTCTACAAAAGCTCAAAGCATCTAAAACTTGTCGCAGTTAAATGGCAATGATGTTATTTGAAGAGTTCCATGTGAAACAGTGGCTCGTTTACGTGGTAGAGATATCTAAAGATTAGTATAAGATGTACCTCATCCCCCTTTTTAATCTGTTGTCCTGCATTTATCATCACCTCAAGCATACGATCCTTAAAACGCCAATGAAGGAAACAATTCGGCCGAAAAGAATGGTTTAACATGTCTGCAAAATGtgatttaaaagtataattagtAGACACCAATAACAAGTTGATCAAATGACTAAAAGTTGTAAAACAAGACTCAAGGGAATTGGCATAAACTATTGCTTAGAAAAATGACAGAAGACATTATTGacttatcaataataataatgatgatgatgaatctAACTCTGCCCAAGAATTAAGTAAAACAAATTAAGGCATCTCTTTCAGTAGATTCTAAGTTGTCAACTTTCTAACGATGTTATCCTGCACTTTCAAGCTTCCTAGGCTCTTAACAAGTGCACAAATTCATGCATTATTGTTGATGGCAGCTGAAGTACAACTAGATcagaatattttaaattccaTTAGAAATTCAAAAAGGAATCATTGCTCCCAATGTGAGATCCTGATGAAACTGCATGCCACCTGAATTCAGTAGTATATAGTGCCACTTAAGTGTGAAATCAAACCAACTATATTAGTGCAATTCACAGCATAAGAGAcagattttattttgataagCTATCCAAGTccataaaatgagaaaaaagacACTATCTTGGGGATGAAGTACTACACATaagacaataaaaaaattaatgaaaaagctCACCGGCATAAGGGATAAACATGTTCGCATCTTGAACTAATGCACCAATCCTTGTTTGCAGGTTAATGCATCGAGTTTGTGCCATACTCACTGCCCATagaaatctctctctttcatgaGCAAGACGCTTTATTTTAAGGGGTACAGCAGTGTGCTAAGAAGATGGAATGTACCAAAGTAGTGAGAAACTGATTACAACAGTAGACTAGTAACAGGATACGAGAATTACAAGAGACTgcaataagataaataaattactCTTACCCAATTCTTCTCCCAAAATTCTGAGGCTCGGTGTTGCTGATGTCTCATGGTTGAAGCAAGATTTTGGTCCTGGAGCTCCAAAAGGTCCTCCTACAAGGTTGAACAGCCATGGAGAAATGAAGCAGCTTAGGCAGTAGTCAAGAAGGTTGCAACATGAAGAAGAGTTTTGAATTAGGAATATTGAGAAAGCGCTTCCAATAACATGAAGCAAGCAAATTGCCTCCAAAATTATTAGTGTTCAATATACACCTTCTTtttcgtttttattttattagaaacTCAAGTAGTAAGGTTATACAAGACCAATCCCTCGTTGAACTGAACTAAACATGGTACCCCCCTGGTCCAAAACACACGCGCACACAAAATTATTGAACCGCCAAAGGCCCAGTTCCAGTGAGGAAACATATGAATTTGTAAGTGGCAAGAATCAAGGAGAGTTGGTGTGGAATACTTGAAAGAGCAAGATTGCTCTGATAACAAATATCATATGGAGCACTCAAAATATTGGAAAAGaaagtaaggaaagaagaagtagaaCAAGTTTAAGAAAGAATAAGTTTAGCTGAGAGGGAGACTAATCAAGAGAGAGGGAAACAATATCACTTATATTCGATAATCAAAGGTGTAAATTTTCTAAATACATCATGTGCcttatagacaaaaaaaaaaatccttttggACTATGATCATttcaataaaaagataaaacaaaccaACTATAACTCTAACATCTAAAAGATAaactaaaataagataaaaaaaattgtataatatTCTTATCATAAGTTCAAACAGTTGTATATTGATAATATGGGACAAGgaaaaaaatcttcaaaattaTGACAAAACACCCCCAAAGCACCTTCTTCAGCACAAACTTCAACTATAGATAATGTACCCTTAATGTTTTGTGGAAATCACTAATAGACTATAAGACTTATCATCAATGATATGTGTCCAATTCTCTTTAAACCTTATGGAGAAATTTATTTGACCACGTAACACAGTAACGGAGCATCTAAAAGAGTCCTGagcaaaattaaatgtaataaaGTTAGTAAAAAAATTGGGATATCTTATGAGATACATTAAGCTAGGGATAAGCTTAACAGCTTCTAAACATAGACTTCACAATGAAAACATCACCCTTCTCAAGCATGTACTTTGTTAACCAATTTTCAAGCACGACTCTGGGATGACAGTTATTTTGATTACTAGAAGTAGGATCATGACCTTTTCTAGTAATTTTCACAATCCCTGGATTGGCTAGATCACAAAATATAAGCACCGCTTCTTTGTGTAGCAAACTAATAAATGGCATATCCTTTCTTCCCAAGCTGTTTATACCCAACTGAAAAGCAATTTGATAGATGACAAAAACAGGAACTCAGATTTTGAAGACCAAAAGCAAACAACAAACATTTTACTGGACACTGAGCTTTTTGGTCATGCACGTACCTCTGTAGCCAGAAGCAAGCTGGTGCACTCATCAGCACTAGGTAAAAAGTCACCATATAGCTGCCAAAAGTTATCTTTCTGATCAAAAGCAAATAAAAGAAGGCATGCTAACCTCAGATCCCAATCCAGCTGCCACACCAAAGTACGAATTTTAGGACACTACTAAGAGGGGAAAAAACACtaatttgaaaaggaaaaagtcAATAGAATAATTTAATAGGCTGTCAATAGTCttaaaaaatcaatgaaaacAAGTTCAGAACTCAAAAATGTATCAGGTTTTTTCTGAAATTCAACAATAGTTTCATGACAAAATTCATTAACCATCTATACATTaataaggaagagaagaaggaaaccGATTACCTCAGGATTGGTTGAGttaataatatcaaatattgGATGGCCAATTGGTATTATGTCCGGGAAAAACATCCAAGGGAGCTTCTGACTTATGGTTAACATCAATTCTAAGGGGATTTCCATGATAACCTGTGCAGTCAGGTGCAGTAGGAAATTGCAGTAGAATGTATTTGGTCAATTGAAATTCTGTTTAAGCAATTGATGCAAAACCAATAACAGGCATTTGAATAGTAAAACAGGATAATAGCATTGCAACAGTGAGAAATGAAAAGACTCCTAACTGTGTTATAGTTAAATCACCTCAaccaaaaaaaactaaaaaagaaagGCAACTGACCCTGGGGCGACGAGTCGGTTCAACATCCTTGGAGGCATACACCCCAAAACCATCAGGACCTTCCTTGAATTCAATGCCATAGGCTCTAACACTTCGAACATATCCAATCTTATAGAAATCGGGATCTGCTGGCTCCAGCTGTTTTTGCAATACAGATCTTACAACTTCAGAATATATATAGTACATAAATTCAAACATCAAAAcagtatttaagaaaaaacaataaagaacCCTATTGAAATCGAAAAGGTCAGTCCTCGAAACTCATAAGAAAAAGTATTGGCTTTTATTTAGTTAATCAGTTGTGTAGTCCAGTGCAGTGTAGCATAGAGTAGTGGGTCAATGTTATGTACCTGAGGAGCAGGTGAATCATGTTGGGGCAGGTGGGGACGTTGAAAGAAAGGGAATGAAGGGGAAGAAGGGGCGATGGTGTCAACAGCAGCGGAGGAAGAAGCAGCAATGGGTCCAATTGTTCTCTCGCCGTTGTTTTTCTTCCTTATATTCAGATGGGCACCTCCCCCGTGCCCCTGTCCGGTGGCGGTACCTTCTCTAAGCAACTAACAAACACAACACAACAGCAAAAATTAGCATACCAACGTTCgaattgagagagagacagagagagaaagatgcaTGCCCGGTGGCGGCGGCAGCGGGGAATGGAAATGTGGGCGAGTTGGTGGAGAAAACTGGGGGAAGCCATTGCCGAGGATCTATGATTCGTTAGTGTTATTATGACGTCTAGACATGAGAAGAGAAGAGACGAGGTGCGTAGAAGAAACAGAAAACCAGCATAGCAGTCGCAGGAAAACCTTATCTACTAGCCCTCCCACTAGAACTCCCGACTCCCCAGGGTTTAGAGGGTTTTTTAAGATGACTTTTAAGTCATCATACTTACAAATtctgtaaaattttaaaattatttaacatttaactggataatatatttgaataaatatgttttaattttttatttatataattatgtatttaattttaaaaaaatgataagttataataacttaataaaataactaaaattggcatgttattaaataatacaaataaaattcataaaaatattattttttaataaaaataaattataaattgatgtcgaactaataaaaattttgaccattagatattgataaattatatataattattaaaaaaatatattaatataatattttatatttaaatttaagtttaattcataaaaaagttaaatatattaatgcaataaatattaatatatatattgttgttaccaaactacaacaattaaatttatttgttttataatcAGGCAAAACAGAGTCCTTCACAGTAACTGAAACTCTGAGATGTCGTAGGTGAGGTCAACCGAATCTAAACCAGATTCACAATCAGAGAAGGCAGAGGCTTTAGAAGCCCGATGGGGTCCTTAAGGCCTCCGTGGTCACTTGCTCGGAAGGTTTTTTGGGGATCAACGGTTTTAGGGTGGCTCAAAAGGGACTTCAAGGGATTGCACATGCCTTAGTCTACAAGCACAAAGAAAGTTAGAAAGACACACAGGAAACTTCCCTACACAGGCCCTCTGATGACTAAATCAGACAAAAATTCGAGATGTATGTGCAAAAGTATGTGAATATATGTTCAATAGGTATCTTAAGATGTATTCTAGTGTCCCAAATAGTAGGGTAGAAtgggtttagagagagaaatggtaAAGTTTGAATAATCCTTGAAGGTTTAGAAAAATATCCTTTTGCCTTGAAAGAGAcatatatttatagacattagGTAAGGCCCACGATTGAGTCCTCAGACTCTTCCGAGGAATGCATCGGGTGAGCCCGAAGGGCTTGAAGATGTCTCCGGGGGTGAAGCTATAAtaccttatatttttataaggTTGTCGCATATTTTAGACgagtttaaaatactaaaaagttcgtttaatagtaaaataaatcgtcgaATCGACGACAAGAAATGCCTTgggacttagatgtctaaagataAGGGTATAACATCAACGAGTGTCTCGAGACAGAATTTATGATGTCGAGAGAAATCAAATTTGGAATGGTTTTCAGTGTAGTTAAGTTATGGACTGAAAAATAGAATGATGGTAAAGGACTTccaggaagtcaacggaaccatgtagaggctctaattttgtgattataacaacccttaagtggtttcgggatgaaacaaaatgatttatGGTTGAAACAtatattcgggcctaagtgtaaattattaattttggccgaTGGTagttaaaacaataatttttctaaatcttcagGGATGAAATGAAGGTTTTAGAACTTATGGGACTTAATGGAATTGTTGGATAAGTCAGGGGCTTCAAGGAGatggccaaaatgcaaaaagaatttGCAAAAGGGTGAAATTACAATTTTTGGAAAGACTGCCACCGTTCGTGAAAGCCAAAATCGGTGATGGAATGGCCGTGTCTTGTCAAGGTATGGTTGTCATCGTCCTGGGAAGCGTCTGAGCTACGCAAAGGCCGGTGATTGGTCGAAAAGAGGTCAGATTTCACCTATAAATAGGTGAGGGTTTGGGCGAATTTTGAAGTATCAAACCCAAACATTTGAGAATGATTCGAAAGAATTGGTTAGAGTTCTTTTTCTCCCAaggcatcaaggatcatttctggagattttggggcaTTTTCGTGCTGATTTGAAACTGTTTTCGAAGATGGCCGGAAAAGCGCACGATGGTCGAAACTGGATTGAACTTGGCCAATTTGAAGGCCTTCTGGTGGTTGTTTTGGGCCAAGAGGCATGCCAAAGTGATCGACTGGAAGAGGGCTTCCAAGTGGTGAGATCAAAGGAAAATTCCGATAGCCAGCCGATGAGTAACTCGCGGGAGAAAAAGATGCGCATGGGCCTCATGCGTTGTTTCACACGCACAGCCCACCCGTAGGTACGTGAGGGCGCATGGATCAAGGTAtttctctgatttttttttgaatttttagaaaaataatttatgatttatggtgaagaaaaatttgaaaaaatacttgaggagttatttatttttgaaatttttgaggagaaaatagcgagaaaataaggggaaattaggaaaaaaatagagattgatattcttttgaataaacATAATGGCAAGGGATCGTTgaagctcgaggttgagtaaTTGTATGCctagcacgagaatcgaggtcagCACGAATTTCAAGGAATCCCGAATTAAGTACAAGGTGAGACTCCAATACTCAAACTCCTATTTTGTATAAAGCTCATACTGCATGAAACATGTTTTGTGTAACATTTCTTGTATGAAAAATCCTATTGTTCTCTTACTAGAAATCatattgcatatatgaaatgtgtttttttgaaaatatatgttgttggtttttaactgttgtatttataaaaatccgtgtggccatactgtcatacctatttgttgttggccaaggGCAAAAGTCTGGATATCTCCCAAGAGGTGCTATCCGTGCACCATCAAGAAAGCTGTCATGGGGAAGATCCTGAGCCTAAGGGACAGTAGACATGgtatttgcatgagttttatgagaccGGGTCAGGGTGACATGGTTAGAAACCTCCCGAGAGGTGTTATGCGTGCATCATTGAAAAAGCTCTCGTTAGAAGAAGCTAACATGTTCACGATGCACTTCAAAATAGTCCTCGTTGttttctcatacgttttatacctgttcatgcatttatataaactgttttggagttcttattagaagatttatcttctaattggactgtGTGATGGATAGCGACGGAACAGTTTTGTAACAGATTCAGCGGTGGGATTGGGGCCCatcgctaatcagcgacgggGTGGTTGCCCGCTAACCAAcgactttttaaaaataaatttttttaaaattatttaaatttaaacataaattaaaattattaataatttatataaataaaaaattttaaaacattaaaaaaataaatttttttaattattttctataataattttaatagacaaaataaaaaaataatttttaacataaattaaaaataaaattttaaaaatttacaataaataaaaaaaattcatatttaattattattcaaattttttatcttttatatttatttaaaagaaaatttatatataaatgaaattaatgataattaacaatttattttaattaattattataaattaaaaatatattattttaaaaaaaatcaaaattcatattaggTCAAACtaaattcatatcaaaattcataacaaaactgaatttgtaagtcaaactgattaattcataaatattcagttacaatcaccatcattttgttcctcatcatCAAAAAACTGATTACTCGGTCCTGGTTGAATTGACGGTCCAGGTTGCTAATAAGACAGGTCAGGTTATTGTAACGCCATCATTTGTCTATTCATTTGCTCTTACCACGCCATCATCTGTTGCTGCCACTGACGCAGCTACacattctcatttttcacctcTGTCACCTCCGCATTCATCCGAGACTCAGTGGATTGCAGCTGATTTTCCACCTGGATGACATTGGTTTGAGCAGAATGTAACTCCTCATTCAGTTGGGTGACCCttaatctcatttgttctaattccgTAGACAAATCATATGAACCACTAGAACTTCTATCAGATCCAACCAGGAAGAATTGTCTACCTTGAGAGTCGAGACCGTAGACACGACACTTCTTGTTCCTACCAGAGACAGCTTGATAAAAAATATGACGTTCGTTGATTGTAGGTGGAAAGGGCGACTTACTACCATCGGCTGATACTAAAGATGCCTCTacacttaatctctcgaacacctcctatataaattaaaatattgacgttgttaactaattaaaaaaatcattaaattataatgtttattaaattgtacaaaatacAATTACCTCGACAGtctttgatctattatcaatcaacccacacttcttgtccttgattATTCTTTCGAGTGTGGGTtctcctaaaaatctcaaattcattgggctcgCGGTCTAATTCCCTTGTCTGCatgataaatatatgaaataaataaaaaataatataaactattatataaatttataaaatttacatttaattag
This genomic stretch from Diospyros lotus cultivar Yz01 chromosome 1, ASM1463336v1, whole genome shotgun sequence harbors:
- the LOC127800513 gene encoding protein PLASTID TRANSCRIPTIONALLY ACTIVE 14 isoform X2; the protein is MASPSFLHQLAHISIPRCRRHRLLREGTATGQGHGGGAHLNIRKKNNGERTIGPIAASSSAAVDTIAPSSPSFPFFQRPHLPQHDSPAPQLEPADPDFYKIGYVRSVRAYGIEFKEGPDGFGVYASKDVEPTRRPRVIMEIPLELMLTISQKLPWMFFPDIIPIGHPIFDIINSTNPELDWDLRLACLLLFAFDQKDNFWQLYGDFLPSADECTSLLLATEEDLLELQDQNLASTMRHQQHRASEFWEKNWHTAVPLKIKRLAHERERFLWAVSMAQTRCINLQTRIGALVQDANMFIPYADMLNHSFRPNCFLHWRFKDRMLEVMINAGQQIKKGDEMTINYMSRQKNDMLMQRYGFSSSVNPWDVVQFSGNARIHLDSFLSVFNISGLVEEYYHNSQLASDGESFVDGAVIAAARTLPIWSDGDVPPIPSAERRAVKELQEECQRMLAEFPTTAEHDQQILASVPARRTLEVAIKYRLHRKLFIEKIMRALDIYQDRILF
- the LOC127800513 gene encoding protein PLASTID TRANSCRIPTIONALLY ACTIVE 14 isoform X1; its protein translation is MASPSFLHQLAHISIPRCRRHRLLREGTATGQGHGGGAHLNIRKKNNGERTIGPIAASSSAAVDTIAPSSPSFPFFQRPHLPQHDSPAPQLEPADPDFYKIGYVRSVRAYGIEFKEGPDGFGVYASKDVEPTRRPRVIMEIPLELMLTISQKLPWMFFPDIIPIGHPIFDIINSTNPELDWDLRLACLLLFAFDQKDNFWQLYGDFLPSADECTSLLLATEEDLLELQDQNLASTMRHQQHRASEFWEKNWHTAVPLKIKRLAHERERFLWAVSMAQTRCINLQTRIGALVQDANMFIPYADMLNHSFRPNCFLHWRFKDRMLEVMINAGQQIKKGDEMTINYMSRQKNDMLMQRYGFSSSVNPWDVVQFSGNARIHLDSFLSVFNISGLVEEYYHNTGQLASDGESFVDGAVIAAARTLPIWSDGDVPPIPSAERRAVKELQEECQRMLAEFPTTAEHDQQILASVPARRTLEVAIKYRLHRKLFIEKIMRALDIYQDRILF
- the LOC127800513 gene encoding protein PLASTID TRANSCRIPTIONALLY ACTIVE 14 isoform X4 — translated: MASPSFLHQLAHISIPRCRRHRLLREGTATGQGHGGGAHLNIRKKNNGERTIGPIAASSSAAVDTIAPSSPSFPFFQRPHLPQHDSPAPQLEPADPDFYKIGYVRSVRAYGIEFKEGPDGFGVYASKDVEPTRRPRVIMEIPLELMLTISQKLPWMFFPDIIPIGHPIFDIINSTNPELDWDLRLACLLLFAFDQKDNFWQLYGDFLPSADECTSLLLATEEDLLELQDQNLASTMRHQQHRASEFWEKNWHTAVPLKIKRLAHERERFLWAVSMAQTRCINLQTRIGALVQDANMFIPYADMLNHSFRPNCFLHWRFKDRMLEVMINAGQQIKKGDEMTINYMSRQKNDMLMQRYGFSSSVDRLSGKTIGSAEERDGLYWLSNNKNSPSQALQPLGCRSVLRQCTYSPRFLLVSLQHIWPS
- the LOC127800513 gene encoding protein PLASTID TRANSCRIPTIONALLY ACTIVE 14 isoform X5, yielding MASPSFLHQLAHISIPRCRRHRLLREGTATGQGHGGGAHLNIRKKNNGERTIGPIAASSSAAVDTIAPSSPSFPFFQRPHLPQHDSPAPQLEPADPDFYKIGYVRSVRAYGIEFKEGPDGFGVYASKDVEPTRRPRVIMEIPLELMLTISQKLPWMFFPDIIPIGHPIFDIINSTNPELDWDLRLACLLLFAFDQKDNFWQLYGDFLPSADECTSLLLATEEDLLELQDQNLASTMRHQQHRASEFWEKNWHTAVPLKIKRLAHERERFLWAVSMAQTRCINLQTRIGALVQDANMFIPYADMLNHSFRPNCFLHWRFKDRMLEVMINAGQQIKKGDEMTINYMSRQKNDMLMQRYGFSSSVDRLSGKTIGSAEERDGLYWLSNNKNSPSQALPRDSCEIEEMAGGASGV
- the LOC127800513 gene encoding protein PLASTID TRANSCRIPTIONALLY ACTIVE 14 isoform X3, translated to MASPSFLHQLAHISIPRCRRHRLLREGTATGQGHGGGAHLNIRKKNNGERTIGPIAASSSAAVDTIAPSSPSFPFFQRPHLPQHDSPAPQLEPADPDFYKIGYVRSVRAYGIEFKEGPDGFGVYASKDVEPTRRPRVIMEIPLELMLTISQKLPWMFFPDIIPIGHPIFDIINSTNPELYGDFLPSADECTSLLLATEEDLLELQDQNLASTMRHQQHRASEFWEKNWHTAVPLKIKRLAHERERFLWAVSMAQTRCINLQTRIGALVQDANMFIPYADMLNHSFRPNCFLHWRFKDRMLEVMINAGQQIKKGDEMTINYMSRQKNDMLMQRYGFSSSVNPWDVVQFSGNARIHLDSFLSVFNISGLVEEYYHNTGQLASDGESFVDGAVIAAARTLPIWSDGDVPPIPSAERRAVKELQEECQRMLAEFPTTAEHDQQILASVPARRTLEVAIKYRLHRKLFIEKIMRALDIYQDRILF